From the Exiguobacterium aurantiacum genome, one window contains:
- a CDS encoding ROK family transcriptional regulator produces MNKTVLLNEIIRSYPISRAKLSEVTGLNKSTVSAQIGALLNEELIFEIGQGDSSGGRRPVMLVFNQQAGFTIGVDLGVKAINAVLTDLKGNVVESLTTEWAEADQEAEPKVRAAIDALLGKMPSSPYGLIGIGVSVPGLINREQQVIFVPNLRPDVTSLKHDLENRYDVPVNLENEANAGAYGERRFGAGKDHEEMVFVSLGTGVGTGIILHGELYRGEDGFAGEFGHMSIEYNGPKCTCGNRGCWELYASEKVLWDKYLPGHTVETLQRSLQANEASVLNELQKWCFYVGVGLNTVLNVYNPKVIIIQSRVIELHPMVLNMIRTAISSRVYAQADHSFELFPSKLSDHASAIGMASLAIEQFLQRRMMQ; encoded by the coding sequence ATGAATAAGACTGTATTGTTAAATGAAATCATTCGAAGTTACCCAATCTCACGCGCAAAATTGTCAGAAGTGACGGGGTTGAATAAATCGACTGTGTCTGCGCAAATTGGCGCTCTATTGAACGAAGAACTCATTTTTGAAATCGGACAAGGCGATTCGAGCGGGGGACGTCGTCCGGTCATGCTCGTGTTCAACCAGCAAGCAGGATTCACGATCGGAGTCGATTTAGGCGTGAAAGCGATCAATGCGGTATTGACCGATTTAAAAGGCAACGTCGTGGAGTCGTTGACGACCGAGTGGGCAGAGGCGGACCAGGAGGCGGAACCGAAAGTGAGAGCTGCTATCGATGCGTTGCTTGGTAAGATGCCGTCCTCTCCATACGGGCTCATTGGAATCGGCGTCTCGGTCCCTGGGCTCATCAATCGCGAGCAACAAGTCATTTTTGTCCCGAACCTCCGTCCTGACGTGACGAGTTTGAAGCACGATTTAGAGAATCGTTATGATGTACCCGTTAATTTAGAGAACGAGGCCAATGCGGGGGCTTACGGAGAACGACGGTTCGGGGCAGGGAAAGACCATGAAGAGATGGTCTTCGTCAGTCTCGGGACTGGTGTCGGTACGGGCATCATCTTGCATGGGGAACTGTATCGAGGCGAGGACGGGTTCGCTGGCGAGTTCGGGCATATGTCCATTGAATACAATGGACCAAAATGTACGTGTGGCAACCGAGGGTGTTGGGAGTTGTATGCCTCGGAAAAAGTACTATGGGACAAGTATTTGCCGGGGCACACGGTCGAGACGCTCCAACGAAGTTTACAGGCCAATGAGGCATCGGTGTTGAATGAACTACAAAAATGGTGCTTTTACGTCGGGGTCGGGTTGAATACGGTACTGAACGTCTATAATCCGAAAGTGATCATCATTCAAAGCCGGGTCATCGAGTTGCATCCGATGGTCCTCAACATGATTCGCACGGCCATCTCATCACGCGTGTATGCGCAAGCCGATCATTCGTTCGAGCTCTTCCCGTCGAAATTGAGCGACCACGCTTCAGCGATTGGAATGGCCTCGCTTGCCATCGAGCAGTTTTTACAGCGTCGAATGATGCAATGA
- a CDS encoding M3 family oligoendopeptidase yields MTTFTKLSYERPDLDALNSRLSDYSVELQQASTLEEANELIRQINQERNEFETQSQLVAIRHSIDTRDAFYEAEQTFFDDALPVYEKEVQAYYRVLTEHDLRRELEKEWGSQLFELAERALKTFEESLIPKLQEENRLATAYQKVMSAAQIEFDGKTLNLSQFGPYLQSPDRSVRKAASEARYTYLADNGDELDRIYGELVRVRTDIAHALGFQSFVELGYARMQRVGYDESNVDNFRKQVRDVIVPLATTLKEKQAKRIGVDALTYYDESFVFPDGNATPQGDEAFIIEGGNTMYRELSNETDEFFQFMQQRGALDLTAKPGKSGGGYCTYLPSEGLPFIFSNFNGTAGDIDVLTHEVGHAFQVYESRHLTTPEYAFPTYEACEIHSMSMEFFCWPWMELFFGDQVDKYKFNHLAGSITFLPYGVLVDEFQHVVYRNPGMTVAERRQAWRDLEKVYLPHRDYETNDYLESGAWWHQQGHIFQSPFYYIDYTLAQVCAFQFWVRMHEDREAAWSDYLTLCQAGGSRSFLKLVELAGLQSPFEDGVLKQTVGQIEDYLLKHPLAN; encoded by the coding sequence ATGACCACTTTCACAAAATTGTCATATGAACGGCCCGACTTGGACGCTCTAAACAGCCGATTGTCGGACTATTCAGTCGAATTGCAGCAAGCGAGCACACTTGAAGAAGCGAACGAATTGATTCGCCAAATCAACCAGGAACGCAACGAGTTCGAGACGCAAAGTCAGCTCGTCGCGATCCGTCACTCGATCGACACGCGCGACGCGTTCTACGAGGCCGAACAGACGTTCTTTGACGACGCCTTACCGGTTTATGAGAAAGAGGTCCAAGCGTATTATCGCGTCTTGACCGAGCACGACCTGCGCCGTGAACTCGAGAAGGAATGGGGCAGCCAATTGTTCGAACTCGCCGAGCGCGCGCTCAAGACGTTCGAGGAGTCGCTCATCCCCAAACTGCAGGAAGAGAATCGATTGGCGACCGCCTATCAGAAAGTCATGTCGGCGGCCCAAATCGAATTCGACGGCAAGACGCTCAACTTGTCCCAGTTCGGCCCGTATTTGCAATCTCCTGACCGTTCGGTACGAAAAGCGGCATCCGAGGCCCGTTATACATATCTGGCCGACAACGGGGACGAACTCGACCGCATCTACGGCGAACTCGTCCGCGTCCGGACCGATATCGCTCACGCGCTCGGCTTCCAGTCGTTCGTCGAGCTCGGTTACGCCCGGATGCAGCGTGTCGGCTATGACGAGTCGAATGTCGACAACTTCCGCAAACAAGTGCGCGACGTCATCGTCCCGCTCGCGACGACGTTAAAAGAGAAGCAGGCGAAACGGATCGGCGTCGACGCGCTCACGTATTACGACGAGTCATTCGTCTTCCCGGACGGCAACGCGACACCACAAGGCGACGAGGCGTTCATCATCGAAGGCGGGAACACGATGTATCGTGAACTCTCGAACGAGACGGACGAGTTCTTCCAGTTCATGCAACAGCGCGGTGCCCTCGACTTGACGGCGAAACCGGGCAAGTCTGGCGGTGGCTACTGCACGTACCTCCCGTCAGAAGGTCTCCCGTTCATTTTCTCGAACTTCAACGGCACGGCCGGCGATATCGACGTGCTCACACATGAGGTCGGCCACGCCTTCCAAGTGTATGAGAGCCGTCATTTGACGACGCCGGAATACGCGTTCCCGACATACGAGGCGTGTGAGATTCACTCGATGTCGATGGAGTTCTTCTGCTGGCCGTGGATGGAGCTGTTCTTCGGCGATCAAGTCGACAAGTACAAGTTCAATCACTTGGCCGGAAGCATCACGTTCTTGCCGTACGGCGTCCTCGTCGACGAGTTCCAGCACGTCGTCTACCGCAACCCAGGAATGACGGTCGCTGAACGTCGCCAGGCATGGCGCGACCTTGAGAAAGTGTACTTGCCGCACCGTGACTATGAGACGAACGATTATCTCGAGTCAGGCGCTTGGTGGCATCAACAAGGGCACATCTTCCAGAGCCCGTTCTATTATATCGACTACACGCTCGCGCAAGTGTGTGCCTTCCAGTTCTGGGTGCGCATGCATGAGGACCGTGAGGCGGCATGGAGCGATTATCTCACGCTCTGCCAAGCCGGCGGAAGCCGCTCATTCCTCAAGCTCGTCGAACTGGCGGGACTCCAGTCTCCGTTCGAAGACGGCGTGTTGAAACAGACGGTCGGACAGATTGAAGACTATTTGTTGAAACATCCGCTCGCGAATTGA
- a CDS encoding cupin domain-containing protein → MDVLTYRFEDDGSIPNNPDFPVLLYRGVFDETDGMQATFEHNGWGNSWVNGVFDYHHYHSNTHEVLGVKSGRATVQLGGATGDLVSLQAGDVLILPAGTGHRRLEASEDFAIVGAYPEGRDYDTLTGKPEERPDSVQRIERVDKPATDPVFGTTGPLHEQWTKEEMA, encoded by the coding sequence ATGGATGTGTTGACATATCGATTTGAAGACGACGGCTCGATCCCGAACAATCCGGATTTCCCGGTGTTGTTGTATCGCGGCGTGTTCGATGAGACGGACGGGATGCAAGCGACGTTCGAACATAACGGTTGGGGCAACAGTTGGGTCAACGGGGTGTTCGATTATCACCATTACCATAGCAACACGCATGAAGTGCTCGGCGTGAAGTCGGGCCGGGCGACCGTCCAACTTGGCGGTGCGACCGGAGACCTCGTCTCGCTTCAAGCAGGAGACGTCTTGATTTTGCCGGCCGGGACGGGACATCGTCGTCTCGAGGCGAGTGAAGACTTCGCCATCGTCGGTGCCTATCCGGAAGGGCGCGATTATGACACGTTGACAGGGAAACCGGAAGAACGGCCGGACAGTGTGCAACGGATCGAACGAGTCGACAAACCGGCGACCGATCCCGTCTTTGGGACGACTGGGCCGTTACATGAACAATGGACGAAGGAGGAGATGGCATGA
- the xylB gene encoding xylulokinase produces MKYVIGIDLGTSAVKAILVDQNGQLCGEASRAYPLIQEREGYSEQDPSAWVEQTVNALAELVQQFEGRPEDIEGISFSGQMHGLVLLDAQHQLLRNAILWNDTRTTAECEEIKDRLGPLLLDLTKNPALEGFTLPKLLWVKRHEPDLFRQAAVFLLPKDYVRYALTGQLHMDYSDAAGTLLLDIAKKEWSDEICERVGVPKSLCPPLVESSDQIGTLSSYYATRTGLSSSVSVFAGGADNACGAIGAGILNDQQTMCSIGTSGVVLAYEPTALLDFKGKVHYLNHAKPGAYYTMGVTLSAGHSLSWFKDTFAPDQSFETLLAEVKDVPIGANGLLFTPYLVGERTPYADAMVRGSFIGMDSTHRLADFSRAVLEGITFSLKESLELFRAEGKVITSIISIGGGAKNEAWLQMQADIFDATIIKLSNEQGCALGAAMLAAYGCGWFDSLEACSEAFIQEAKRYEPIPENVTRYHALFALYQQVYPATKQLSHGLSAFRRK; encoded by the coding sequence ATGAAATACGTCATCGGAATCGATTTAGGGACGAGTGCGGTCAAAGCCATCCTCGTCGACCAAAACGGGCAACTCTGCGGGGAAGCGAGTCGCGCCTATCCCCTCATCCAAGAACGAGAAGGCTACAGCGAACAAGATCCGTCGGCCTGGGTCGAACAGACGGTCAACGCCTTGGCCGAGCTCGTTCAACAGTTCGAAGGACGTCCTGAAGACATCGAAGGCATAAGCTTCTCGGGACAAATGCATGGGCTCGTCTTACTCGATGCGCAACATCAGTTGCTTCGCAATGCCATTCTTTGGAACGATACGCGGACGACGGCTGAATGTGAGGAGATCAAAGATCGACTCGGACCGCTACTCCTCGACCTCACTAAAAACCCTGCGCTCGAGGGCTTCACGCTCCCGAAACTACTATGGGTGAAACGGCATGAGCCTGACTTGTTCCGTCAAGCAGCCGTCTTCCTGCTCCCGAAAGACTATGTCCGCTATGCGTTGACAGGTCAACTGCACATGGATTATTCGGATGCAGCCGGAACGCTTCTCCTCGATATCGCTAAAAAGGAATGGAGCGACGAAATCTGTGAACGGGTCGGTGTGCCGAAATCCCTCTGTCCCCCACTCGTCGAGTCGTCTGATCAAATTGGGACGCTCAGCTCTTACTACGCGACGCGTACCGGCCTTTCTTCGAGCGTTAGCGTGTTCGCCGGAGGTGCGGACAATGCCTGTGGTGCCATCGGGGCCGGTATTTTGAACGATCAACAAACGATGTGCAGCATCGGCACGTCGGGTGTCGTCTTGGCCTATGAACCAACCGCCCTGCTCGATTTCAAAGGGAAAGTCCATTATCTCAATCATGCTAAGCCAGGTGCCTATTATACGATGGGCGTCACCTTGTCAGCAGGACACAGCCTATCCTGGTTCAAGGATACGTTCGCACCGGATCAATCATTCGAAACGTTGCTCGCCGAAGTGAAAGACGTTCCAATCGGGGCGAACGGCCTCTTGTTCACCCCTTATCTCGTCGGTGAACGGACTCCTTACGCGGATGCAATGGTGCGAGGAAGCTTTATCGGGATGGACTCCACCCATCGCCTCGCCGATTTTTCACGGGCCGTGCTAGAAGGGATCACGTTCTCCTTAAAAGAATCGCTCGAACTGTTCCGTGCGGAAGGAAAAGTGATTACGTCGATCATTTCGATTGGAGGGGGCGCCAAAAACGAGGCATGGCTACAAATGCAGGCAGACATCTTCGACGCCACCATCATCAAGCTTTCCAACGAGCAAGGCTGTGCGCTCGGTGCCGCCATGTTGGCTGCTTACGGCTGTGGGTGGTTTGACAGTCTCGAGGCCTGCAGTGAGGCGTTCATTCAGGAGGCGAAGCGATACGAACCGATTCCAGAAAACGTCACACGCTACCACGCCTTGTTCGCACTCTATCAACAAGTCTATCCGGCCACGAAACAGCTCTCTCATGGCCTGTCCGCATTTCGGAGAAAGTGA
- the tnpB gene encoding IS200/IS605 family element RNA-guided endonuclease TnpB, with protein sequence MLRAYKFRLYPTKPQRESFMKTFGCVRFVYNKMLEERIRLYEESKLNPDAKQKLPTPAKYKPEFPFLKEVDSLSLANAQMDLNKAYANFFRDKSVGFPKFKSKHSDRASYTTNNQNGSVRIEDGKVKLPKIGFVKFKQHRSFEGIIKSATISMTKTGKFFVSILVNQGEEKWIPAKNKIGIDLGLEHFAIMTNDDMVSEKIDNPRFLRKSEEKVKKAQRALSRKKIGSKNREKAKLILAKKHEKIANQRKDFLHKLSKQIVDENQVIVVETLKSKNMMKNHKVAKSIGDVSWYEFVRQLEYKCKFYGRTLIKADQWFASTQICSSCGEKGQKKTMDVREWTCTCGAHHDRDINASINLLMLAD encoded by the coding sequence TTGCTGAGGGCGTACAAGTTTCGACTATACCCGACGAAACCGCAACGAGAATCCTTCATGAAGACGTTCGGTTGCGTCCGTTTCGTCTACAACAAGATGCTCGAAGAACGGATCCGACTGTATGAAGAGTCGAAGCTGAACCCCGACGCAAAGCAGAAGCTCCCGACCCCGGCGAAGTATAAGCCCGAATTCCCTTTCTTGAAAGAAGTCGATAGCTTGTCTCTGGCGAATGCCCAGATGGACTTAAATAAGGCATATGCCAACTTCTTCCGCGACAAATCTGTGGGGTTCCCGAAGTTCAAATCGAAGCACAGCGATCGTGCCTCCTACACGACCAACAATCAGAACGGGAGCGTCCGGATCGAGGACGGGAAGGTGAAACTTCCTAAGATCGGCTTCGTGAAGTTCAAACAACATCGTTCTTTCGAGGGAATCATCAAGTCCGCGACAATCTCGATGACGAAGACAGGCAAGTTCTTCGTCTCCATTCTTGTCAATCAAGGTGAAGAAAAGTGGATTCCTGCTAAGAACAAAATCGGCATCGACCTCGGGTTAGAACACTTCGCCATCATGACAAATGATGACATGGTTTCTGAGAAGATCGACAACCCTCGCTTTCTTCGCAAGTCGGAAGAAAAGGTCAAGAAGGCACAGCGAGCTTTGTCTCGTAAGAAAATAGGAAGCAAGAATCGAGAAAAAGCCAAGCTGATTCTCGCCAAGAAGCACGAGAAGATCGCAAATCAACGTAAAGACTTTCTTCATAAGTTGTCGAAACAAATCGTTGACGAGAACCAAGTCATCGTCGTGGAGACATTGAAATCTAAGAATATGATGAAGAACCACAAGGTAGCTAAGTCTATTGGAGACGTAAGTTGGTACGAGTTCGTCCGCCAATTGGAGTACAAATGTAAGTTCTATGGTCGAACGCTTATTAAAGCAGACCAGTGGTTTGCATCAACCCAAATATGTTCTTCTTGCGGCGAGAAAGGCCAGAAGAAGACTATGGACGTCCGTGAATGGACGTGTACTTGTGGCGCTCATCATGATCGAGATATCAACGCGAGCATCAACTTGTTGATGTTAGCTGACTAA
- a CDS encoding acyltransferase family protein, with protein sequence MQKLTYLDALRGYAILGVILTHTIRKFHGDIPETLYQFGIQGSRGVQLFFIVSAFTLFYSLEKHSSSRQFSIPDFYIKRFFRIAPMFYFALLFYMVFDLVSDVLGIYSSYPEVSMHLILSTITFTNVLHPDWLFSLVPGGWSISNEFLFYLCIPFLFYWIRTPRTAYIFVAVSVVTSVALHSVLGGVSPFSEVKSYLFYWFPNQLSIFLMGITLFFVGKKYTFNLIAYQSFTALSILCILVLGLTPYDMSSLMPKHVLFGLAFCLLALGLSGAPNRILDNRPIQFIGTISFSIYLVHFFVLDMVNYVMLDTLTSSLIPLNALLIVFLTTLLVSILFAYITYRLIELPGIRLGRILIQKLGFNRTKRKAA encoded by the coding sequence TTGCAGAAATTAACTTATTTAGACGCCTTGCGAGGATACGCCATTCTTGGTGTGATTCTAACACATACCATCCGAAAATTTCACGGGGATATCCCTGAGACATTATACCAATTTGGTATTCAAGGTTCCCGTGGCGTCCAACTGTTTTTCATTGTTAGCGCGTTTACATTATTCTATTCATTAGAAAAACATTCATCGAGTCGACAATTCTCAATCCCTGATTTTTACATAAAACGCTTTTTCCGTATTGCCCCGATGTTTTACTTTGCCTTACTCTTTTATATGGTATTTGATTTGGTGAGTGACGTGTTGGGAATCTATTCATCTTATCCGGAAGTATCGATGCATCTTATCTTATCAACAATCACGTTCACGAACGTACTCCATCCAGACTGGTTATTCAGCCTTGTACCTGGAGGTTGGTCTATCTCTAATGAATTTTTGTTCTATCTATGCATCCCGTTCCTGTTCTATTGGATACGAACTCCGCGCACGGCCTATATATTCGTTGCCGTTTCGGTCGTGACGAGTGTCGCACTGCATAGCGTTCTCGGAGGTGTTTCTCCCTTCTCAGAAGTGAAGAGTTATTTGTTTTATTGGTTCCCGAATCAACTGTCCATTTTCTTAATGGGCATCACCTTATTTTTTGTCGGCAAGAAGTATACATTTAACTTGATTGCATACCAGAGCTTCACCGCCCTATCGATTTTATGCATACTCGTCCTTGGTCTCACCCCATACGACATGAGTTCGCTAATGCCTAAACACGTGTTGTTCGGACTCGCTTTTTGTTTGTTGGCACTTGGATTATCAGGAGCCCCAAACCGCATATTAGACAACCGCCCGATACAATTTATCGGCACAATCAGCTTCAGTATCTATTTGGTTCACTTCTTTGTATTGGACATGGTTAATTACGTGATGCTGGATACGTTGACAAGCTCACTAATACCATTAAATGCTCTATTGATCGTATTTTTGACGACATTGCTTGTGTCAATTTTGTTTGCGTATATTACGTATCGCCTAATCGAGTTGCCAGGAATCCGACTGGGCCGAATTTTAATTCAAAAACTAGGTTTCAATCGTACCAAACGAAAAGCAGCTTAA
- a CDS encoding aldose epimerase family protein codes for MNYTSDHYGTVDGIPVSRHRVSTDSFSFSCIDYGCTITEIAVPDQLGNIENVVLALDSLEEYVCHDYYLGCVVGRVAGRIENGQFTLDGQTVHLPLNDGPNHLHGDHFHKVVWNPSIEQTDDGVTIRFERSFPHGHHGYPGNIDVSVEYMINPHAVAIRYEAKTDAPTVMNMTNHTYFNLSGTSMPISDHTLQLMSDSFYELDETLIPRRVKSVMTSRAFDFREAKRIEDGLNDTDAQLDLAGGFDHPFCLPQTERPQIELRHASGRRLSVHTTEPCVVFYSGNMLPNGLRRTGLCLETQQAPNLLDPRSVLRPGETYVSETTWTFAP; via the coding sequence ATGAACTATACATCCGACCATTACGGGACCGTGGACGGTATCCCCGTCTCGCGTCACCGCGTATCGACAGACTCGTTCAGCTTTTCTTGTATCGATTATGGGTGTACCATCACGGAAATTGCCGTCCCCGATCAACTGGGGAACATCGAGAACGTCGTATTAGCGCTTGATTCGCTTGAGGAATATGTCTGTCACGATTATTATCTAGGTTGCGTGGTCGGACGGGTGGCCGGAAGGATAGAGAATGGTCAGTTCACACTCGACGGTCAGACCGTTCACCTGCCTTTGAACGACGGTCCCAACCACCTGCACGGTGATCACTTCCATAAGGTCGTCTGGAACCCATCCATCGAACAGACGGATGATGGCGTGACCATTCGATTTGAACGGTCGTTTCCGCATGGTCATCACGGATACCCTGGGAATATTGACGTGTCGGTCGAATACATGATTAATCCCCACGCCGTGGCGATTCGCTATGAGGCGAAGACCGACGCGCCGACCGTCATGAACATGACGAATCACACATACTTCAATTTATCAGGGACGTCCATGCCGATTTCTGACCATACGCTTCAGCTTATGAGTGACTCGTTCTATGAACTAGACGAGACCCTCATTCCGCGCCGCGTGAAATCCGTCATGACCTCCCGTGCGTTCGATTTTAGAGAGGCGAAACGAATCGAAGATGGTCTAAACGATACAGATGCGCAACTTGACCTCGCCGGAGGCTTCGATCACCCGTTTTGCCTGCCCCAAACGGAACGTCCTCAAATCGAACTTCGTCATGCTTCCGGTCGCAGGCTTTCCGTCCATACGACCGAGCCGTGTGTCGTCTTCTATTCGGGCAATATGCTTCCGAACGGGCTGAGACGGACCGGCCTTTGTTTAGAGACCCAACAAGCACCGAACCTGCTGGACCCTCGTAGTGTGTTACGTCCCGGCGAGACGTACGTCTCCGAGACGACGTGGACGTTTGCCCCATGA
- a CDS encoding aldo/keto reductase, producing MNRIPHTLILATLKQHVAELPDGREMRALGQGTWRMGEDESKRDAEIEALRTGLDCGLHVIDTAEMYGEGKSESLVGEAIQDRREDVFLVSKVYPHNAGGDKLVQACDATLERLGTDYLDLYLLHWRGNIPLEETVDGLEQLKADGKIRAWGVSNFDVDDMKELLALPKGKHCAVNQVLYHLGSRGVEYDLLPFLQEQGIPMMAYAPLAEGSEVKEKVFNDETLNRIAKAYSATPAQILLAWTVRSGNVIAIPKAGQKAHVEENGAALLLNLTEDDFNALDGAFPPPSEKEPLDVI from the coding sequence ATGAACCGCATTCCACATACATTAATTTTGGCGACACTGAAACAACACGTGGCTGAATTGCCAGACGGGCGTGAAATGAGGGCCCTCGGGCAAGGCACGTGGCGCATGGGGGAAGACGAATCGAAACGGGACGCTGAAATCGAGGCGCTCCGGACGGGACTCGACTGCGGGTTGCACGTCATCGATACAGCGGAGATGTACGGGGAAGGGAAATCAGAGTCGCTCGTCGGCGAAGCAATCCAAGACCGACGGGAAGACGTGTTCCTCGTCTCGAAAGTGTATCCGCATAACGCCGGGGGCGACAAGCTCGTTCAAGCGTGTGACGCCACGCTCGAACGGCTCGGCACCGACTACCTCGACTTGTATCTCCTGCATTGGCGCGGGAACATCCCGCTCGAGGAGACGGTCGACGGGCTCGAACAGTTGAAGGCGGACGGCAAGATTCGGGCGTGGGGCGTCTCGAACTTTGATGTCGACGACATGAAAGAATTGCTCGCCTTGCCGAAAGGGAAACATTGCGCCGTCAACCAAGTGCTCTATCACCTCGGCAGCCGCGGCGTCGAATACGACTTGTTGCCATTTTTACAGGAGCAAGGAATCCCGATGATGGCTTATGCACCGCTTGCCGAAGGAAGCGAGGTGAAAGAGAAAGTCTTCAACGACGAGACGCTGAACCGGATCGCCAAGGCGTATAGTGCGACACCGGCCCAAATCTTGCTCGCGTGGACAGTGCGGAGCGGTAACGTCATCGCCATCCCGAAAGCAGGGCAGAAAGCCCACGTCGAAGAGAACGGTGCGGCGTTGCTCCTCAACTTGACGGAAGACGACTTCAACGCGCTCGACGGGGCGTTCCCGCCACCGAGCGAAAAAGAACCGTTAGATGTGATTTGA
- the tnpA gene encoding IS200/IS605 family transposase — protein sequence MKMDTNKHSVFLLNYHLVLVVKYRRKVIDDDVSEFARQTFERIGASYHITLTEWNHDGDHIHVLFKAHPNTEMSKFLNAYKSASSRLIKRDFPHVKRRLWKEMFWSRSYCLVTTGGATVDVIRQYIEKQGKE from the coding sequence ATGAAAATGGATACAAATAAACATTCAGTCTTTCTTCTAAATTACCACCTCGTCTTGGTAGTCAAATATAGACGCAAGGTGATTGACGACGACGTCTCGGAGTTCGCGAGACAGACGTTCGAACGGATCGGCGCGTCATACCATATCACACTGACCGAATGGAATCATGACGGTGATCATATCCATGTGTTGTTCAAGGCTCACCCGAACACAGAGATGTCGAAGTTTCTGAACGCCTACAAGAGCGCCAGTAGCCGACTGATCAAACGAGACTTTCCACACGTCAAGAGACGACTGTGGAAAGAAATGTTCTGGTCTCGAAGCTACTGCCTCGTGACGACCGGCGGTGCGACGGTCGACGTCATCAGGCAATACATCGAAAAACAAGGAAAGGAGTGA
- the xylA gene encoding xylose isomerase codes for MSQTQTKKEYYQGVGQIKFEGTSSTNPFAFKHYNPEEQIGGKSMEELLRFAVSYWHTFTADGSDPFGKATMIRPYDRLSGMDLAKARVEAAFEFFDKLNVPYFCFHDFDIAPEGSTLAETNRNIDVIVSMMKEYMKTSKTKLLWNTANMFSHPRWIHGAATAPNADVYAYAAAKVKKGLEVGKELGAENYVFWGGREGYETLLNTDMGLELDNLARFFHMADSYAKEIGFDAQFLIEPKPKEPTKHQYDFDVATGLAFLQKYDLADRFKFNIEANHATLAGHTFEHELRVARVNGMLGSVDANQGDPLLGWDTDEFPTDLYSTTLAMYEILLNGGLGSGGLNFDAKVRRGSFEPEDLFYAHIAGMDSFAVGAKVAQRLIDDRVFENVIQDRYASYNEGIGKDIVSGQTDFHKLEAHAFTLTDIQNKSGRQEQLRHILNQYLLDVQRP; via the coding sequence ATGTCACAAACTCAAACGAAAAAGGAATACTATCAAGGTGTCGGACAAATCAAATTTGAAGGTACTTCTTCTACAAACCCATTCGCCTTCAAACACTACAACCCAGAGGAACAAATTGGTGGGAAGTCGATGGAAGAGCTGCTCCGTTTCGCCGTCTCGTATTGGCATACGTTCACAGCCGATGGAAGCGACCCGTTCGGTAAAGCCACGATGATCCGACCGTATGACCGCCTTTCAGGAATGGACCTCGCCAAAGCCCGTGTCGAAGCGGCGTTCGAGTTCTTTGACAAGTTGAACGTGCCTTACTTCTGCTTCCATGATTTCGATATCGCCCCTGAAGGAAGCACCCTCGCTGAGACGAACCGAAATATCGATGTCATCGTCTCGATGATGAAAGAATATATGAAAACGAGTAAGACGAAATTACTTTGGAACACAGCGAACATGTTCTCGCATCCGCGCTGGATTCACGGAGCCGCCACGGCACCGAACGCAGATGTGTACGCCTACGCAGCAGCGAAAGTGAAAAAAGGATTAGAGGTCGGGAAAGAGCTCGGGGCCGAGAACTATGTGTTCTGGGGAGGTCGTGAAGGGTATGAAACGTTGCTCAACACCGACATGGGACTTGAGCTTGATAACTTGGCCCGCTTCTTCCACATGGCCGATAGCTATGCCAAAGAGATCGGCTTTGATGCCCAGTTCTTGATCGAACCGAAACCAAAAGAGCCGACGAAACACCAATACGACTTTGACGTGGCGACGGGTCTCGCCTTCTTGCAAAAATATGACTTGGCGGACCGCTTCAAATTCAACATCGAAGCCAACCATGCGACGCTCGCCGGACACACGTTCGAACATGAGCTCCGCGTCGCCCGCGTGAATGGGATGCTCGGGTCTGTCGATGCAAACCAAGGTGACCCGCTCCTCGGCTGGGATACGGATGAATTCCCGACCGACCTCTATTCAACGACGCTCGCCATGTATGAGATCTTGTTGAATGGTGGGCTCGGAAGCGGTGGGCTCAACTTCGATGCGAAAGTCCGCCGCGGTTCATTCGAACCTGAGGACTTGTTCTATGCCCACATCGCAGGCATGGACAGCTTCGCCGTCGGTGCGAAAGTCGCTCAACGCTTGATTGATGACCGTGTGTTCGAAAACGTCATCCAAGATCGCTACGCAAGCTACAATGAGGGAATCGGAAAAGACATCGTCTCCGGTCAAACCGACTTCCACAAACTTGAGGCCCACGCGTTCACGCTTACCGACATCCAAAATAAATCGGGACGTCAAGAACAGCTCCGTCACATCCTCAACCAATACTTGTTGGATGTACAACGCCCTTAA